Proteins from a single region of Chryseobacterium scophthalmum:
- a CDS encoding proline dehydrogenase family protein → MPIFNDTKVAFADKTDAQLRKAYWMFKMIEQPALTSLGTSVLNFTVHNNFPFVTGIVKNTLFEQFVGGETREESMKVVKQLFKRGVGSIFDYSIEGKEDEETFEAVCQEIKDIIKFSVGNPAIPFIVFKPTAFGRIDLYEAVGKNAELTSSQKEEWQRVVKRFDEVCKLCHEHDKKVMVDAEETWMQDAADQLCEEMMEKYNQEKPIVWNTVQMYRTGRLEYMEQNLQRAREKNYFIGYKIVRGAYMEKERARAAEKGYADPIQPTKDASDKNYNAGIDFVMNHLDKVSAFFGTHNEISSELVMDKMKAKGLENNNPHIYFGQLYGMSDNITFYLSDKGYNAAKYLPYGPVKDVVPYLTRRARENTSVAGQTGRELGLIKKELDRRRK, encoded by the coding sequence ATGCCCATTTTCAACGATACCAAAGTTGCATTTGCCGATAAAACTGATGCACAATTAAGAAAAGCCTATTGGATGTTTAAAATGATTGAACAGCCTGCTTTAACAAGTCTTGGAACTTCTGTCCTGAATTTTACCGTTCATAATAATTTCCCATTCGTTACCGGAATTGTGAAAAACACTTTGTTTGAGCAATTTGTAGGTGGAGAAACTCGTGAAGAGAGTATGAAAGTGGTAAAACAGCTTTTCAAAAGAGGGGTTGGAAGTATTTTCGATTATTCGATTGAAGGGAAAGAAGACGAAGAAACCTTTGAAGCAGTGTGTCAGGAAATTAAAGATATCATTAAATTTTCTGTAGGAAATCCTGCTATTCCTTTTATTGTTTTTAAACCTACCGCATTCGGAAGAATTGATTTGTATGAAGCTGTCGGGAAAAATGCAGAACTGACTTCAAGCCAAAAAGAAGAATGGCAAAGAGTGGTAAAAAGATTTGATGAGGTATGCAAACTTTGTCATGAACATGATAAAAAAGTGATGGTTGATGCTGAAGAAACCTGGATGCAGGACGCAGCAGATCAGCTTTGCGAAGAGATGATGGAAAAATATAATCAGGAAAAACCGATTGTCTGGAACACTGTTCAAATGTACAGAACCGGCCGTCTTGAATATATGGAGCAGAACCTTCAGAGAGCCAGAGAAAAGAATTATTTTATTGGTTATAAGATTGTTCGTGGCGCTTACATGGAAAAAGAAAGAGCAAGAGCTGCAGAAAAAGGGTATGCAGATCCTATTCAGCCAACCAAAGATGCATCCGATAAAAATTACAATGCCGGAATTGATTTTGTGATGAATCATTTAGATAAAGTTTCTGCGTTCTTTGGAACTCACAATGAGATTTCATCTGAATTGGTAATGGATAAAATGAAGGCTAAAGGTCTGGAAAATAACAATCCTCACATCTATTTTGGGCAACTTTATGGGATGAGTGATAACATTACATTCTATTTGTCTGATAAAGGCTATAATGCAGCAAAATATCTTCCTTACGGACCTGTAAAAGACGTTGTTCCTTATCTTACAAGAAGAGCCAGAGAAAACACTTCTGTTGCCGGACAAACCGGAAGAGAATTAGGTTTAATTAAAAAAGAATTAGACAGAAGAAGAAAGTAA
- a CDS encoding UbiA family prenyltransferase produces MSSEKESFQQKNYIRKSLFYRLSQFVGFLLGARFFVAVLLTFALYVSTFFLFNQEESFRKFVFDFKVHGIIFCTVLSILAGGIINQFYDFEKDHIVKPFRTRIQSFIQQKYFLYVYLALTVISLGVASFISYRVLIFFVVYQFFMWFYSHKLSRILILNNLTFVSLTLYPFFGMMVYYQTFSKKVFLMAIFLFLILLCIDIVKDTLTKSVDKAFGYTTIPNYFKSKNTKIILISLLIVTMAVSMKLILKTGILGFMSYYFTGGLFVMVICVYLLLNSSRRTKFLTLNILRFWVFIGILAMLLNGIEGKL; encoded by the coding sequence ATGAGTTCTGAAAAAGAGAGTTTCCAACAGAAAAATTATATCCGAAAATCTTTATTTTACAGATTATCACAATTCGTGGGCTTTCTTTTAGGCGCACGTTTTTTTGTGGCTGTTTTGCTTACTTTCGCACTGTATGTTTCTACTTTTTTTCTGTTTAATCAGGAGGAAAGTTTCAGGAAATTTGTATTTGATTTCAAAGTTCACGGCATTATTTTCTGTACCGTTTTAAGCATTCTTGCAGGTGGAATTATCAATCAGTTCTACGATTTTGAAAAAGATCACATTGTAAAACCTTTTCGTACAAGAATTCAGAGCTTTATTCAGCAGAAATATTTTTTGTATGTGTATTTGGCTTTAACGGTAATTTCACTGGGTGTAGCAAGTTTTATTTCGTATCGGGTTTTGATTTTCTTCGTTGTTTATCAGTTCTTTATGTGGTTTTATAGCCATAAATTAAGTCGGATTTTAATTTTAAATAATCTCACTTTTGTCAGTTTAACATTATACCCTTTTTTTGGGATGATGGTTTATTATCAGACTTTTTCAAAGAAAGTTTTTTTAATGGCTATTTTTCTGTTTTTGATTCTTTTATGTATTGATATTGTGAAAGATACCTTAACGAAAAGTGTTGATAAAGCTTTTGGTTATACTACAATTCCAAACTATTTTAAAAGTAAAAATACCAAGATCATTCTTATCTCTTTGCTGATTGTAACGATGGCAGTTTCGATGAAACTTATTCTCAAAACCGGAATTTTAGGTTTTATGTCTTATTATTTTACCGGAGGTCTGTTTGTGATGGTTATCTGTGTTTATCTGCTTTTAAACTCCTCAAGACGAACTAAATTTCTTACACTCAATATTTTACGTTTCTGGGTTTTTATTGGAATTCTTGCAATGCTTCTTAACGGAATTGAAGGTAAATTGTAG
- a CDS encoding mevalonate kinase family protein yields MTNPLFYAKIILFGEYGMIEDSQGLVVPYSFYKGTLKFSDSDSEFEKKSNFHLQKYADFLENLSLPEQFKLDVNRLKEDISNGLFFDSNIPQGYGVGSSGALVAAIFEKYSFTKHDPESISKENLKNIKAVFGEMESYFHGKSSGMDPLICYMNLPILIENKENLDKVAIPKEEQGKGAIFLIDSGITGETGPMIQIFFEKMKTEGFRKTLKEEFIRYNNACIDSFLKKDMNPFFRNLKKLSYWAYEHFRPMIPESIFNIWKKGLDSNAYYLKLCGSGGGGYILGFTKDYEKAEKMLDGFQKEVIYRF; encoded by the coding sequence ATGACGAACCCTTTATTTTACGCTAAAATTATCCTCTTCGGAGAGTACGGAATGATAGAAGACTCACAAGGTCTTGTAGTTCCTTACAGTTTTTATAAAGGCACTTTAAAGTTTTCAGACTCAGATTCAGAATTTGAGAAAAAATCAAACTTTCATTTACAGAAATATGCTGATTTTCTGGAGAACTTAAGTCTTCCCGAACAATTCAAATTAGATGTAAACCGTCTGAAAGAAGATATTTCTAATGGACTTTTCTTCGATTCTAATATTCCTCAAGGATATGGAGTTGGAAGTTCAGGAGCTTTGGTTGCGGCCATTTTCGAAAAATACAGCTTTACAAAACACGACCCTGAAAGTATTTCAAAAGAAAATCTTAAAAATATAAAAGCCGTTTTTGGCGAAATGGAAAGCTATTTCCACGGTAAAAGTTCAGGAATGGATCCTTTAATTTGCTACATGAATCTTCCGATTCTTATTGAAAACAAGGAAAATTTAGATAAAGTAGCGATTCCAAAAGAAGAACAAGGAAAAGGAGCAATTTTCTTGATTGATTCAGGAATTACAGGCGAAACAGGACCGATGATTCAGATTTTCTTTGAAAAAATGAAGACCGAAGGTTTCCGTAAAACGCTAAAAGAAGAGTTTATTCGTTACAATAATGCTTGTATCGATTCTTTCCTTAAAAAAGATATGAATCCGTTTTTTAGAAACCTTAAAAAGCTTTCTTATTGGGCTTACGAACATTTCCGTCCGATGATCCCTGAAAGTATTTTCAACATCTGGAAAAAAGGTTTAGATTCTAATGCTTATTACCTTAAACTTTGCGGAAGTGGCGGTGGTGGCTATATTTTAGGTTTCACCAAAGACTATGAAAAAGCAGAAAAAATGCTTGACGGTTTCCAGAAAGAAGTGATTTATAGATTCTAA
- a CDS encoding MFS transporter, with product MSETEIQPTQNIKNNPKIMKAWAVYDWANSVYSLVITSAIFPIYYTILTTAYNKKEFVPEAGEVQEIPVRNMIKIFGDAYEPEAVLSFSYAISFFLVVLLSPFLSSLADTIGNKKSFLQFFCYLGATSCMGLAMFTGMENIFLGLLFSITASVGFWGSLVFYNSFLPDIATPDKQDALSAKGYIYGYIGSVVLLIICLVLIQVVAKGPDQAKIYIRISFLLTGAWWFGFSQYTFKHLPQFGDVKEKLPKDLVLLNYKNIFKKHQEQGGFFEVLKDNISFYKDIAKESFRELFSVGNKLFSDKALKFFLSSFFFYSVGMQTIFLMAVPFGSTVIFPKEADKYKLIITILVIQIIAIFGAFLFSRLSKKIGNKNVITIAVIIWIACCLSAYSLNKENPNVQLQFYGLAGLIGLVMGGLQAMSRSTYSKLLPENSMENTTFFSFYDVLEKLAIICGMLIFSVFIQRFHNMQYAFISMSVFFAAGAILIRFLKTKI from the coding sequence ATGTCTGAAACTGAAATTCAACCTACTCAAAATATAAAAAATAATCCAAAGATCATGAAAGCTTGGGCGGTCTATGACTGGGCAAATTCCGTGTATTCTTTGGTAATTACTTCTGCGATATTTCCGATTTATTATACGATTCTTACGACAGCTTACAATAAAAAGGAGTTTGTTCCGGAAGCAGGAGAAGTTCAGGAAATTCCTGTAAGAAACATGATCAAGATCTTCGGAGACGCCTATGAGCCTGAAGCGGTTTTAAGTTTTTCTTACGCAATCTCATTCTTTTTAGTCGTTTTATTGTCTCCATTTTTATCTTCTTTGGCAGATACGATTGGAAATAAAAAATCATTTCTTCAGTTTTTCTGTTACTTAGGAGCAACTTCTTGTATGGGATTAGCTATGTTTACAGGCATGGAAAACATCTTTTTAGGATTGCTGTTCAGTATTACGGCGAGTGTAGGTTTTTGGGGAAGTCTGGTGTTTTATAACTCATTTTTACCAGATATCGCTACTCCGGATAAACAGGATGCATTGTCTGCAAAAGGATATATTTACGGATATATTGGTTCTGTAGTTTTATTGATTATCTGTTTGGTTTTAATTCAGGTCGTTGCAAAAGGGCCGGATCAGGCTAAAATTTATATCAGAATCAGCTTTTTATTAACGGGAGCTTGGTGGTTTGGTTTCTCACAATATACATTCAAACATTTACCTCAGTTTGGAGATGTGAAAGAAAAACTTCCTAAAGATCTTGTTCTTTTAAATTATAAAAACATCTTTAAAAAACACCAGGAACAGGGAGGTTTTTTTGAAGTATTAAAAGATAATATCAGTTTCTATAAAGATATTGCGAAAGAGAGTTTCAGAGAATTATTCAGTGTTGGGAACAAGCTTTTTTCAGACAAAGCTTTGAAGTTTTTCCTGTCGAGTTTCTTCTTTTACAGTGTTGGGATGCAGACCATCTTTTTAATGGCAGTTCCTTTCGGAAGTACGGTGATTTTTCCTAAGGAAGCTGATAAATACAAGTTGATCATTACAATCTTAGTTATTCAGATTATTGCGATTTTCGGTGCTTTCTTATTTTCAAGATTATCTAAAAAAATTGGAAATAAAAACGTAATTACCATTGCTGTAATTATCTGGATTGCCTGCTGTTTATCTGCATATTCTTTAAACAAAGAAAATCCAAATGTTCAGCTTCAGTTTTATGGATTAGCTGGTTTGATTGGTTTGGTAATGGGTGGTCTTCAGGCAATGTCGAGATCAACTTATTCAAAACTTTTACCAGAAAATTCTATGGAAAATACAACGTTTTTCAGTTTCTATGATGTACTTGAAAAGCTTGCAATCATTTGTGGAATGCTTATTTTCAGTGTATTTATTCAAAGGTTTCACAATATGCAATATGCATTTATTTCGATGTCGGTATTTTTTGCGGCGGGTGCAATTCTTATCAGATTCTTAAAAACGAAGATATAA
- a CDS encoding acetyl-CoA C-acyltransferase, with product MKEVFIVSAVRTPIGSFMGSLATVPATKLGAAAVKGALDKINLDPKNVQEIYMGNVLQAGEGQAPARQVALGAGLSNETPSTTINKVCASGMKAVSMAAQAIKAGDADVIVAGGMENMSMVPHYYNARNATKLGDVKMQDGMILDGLTDVYNKVHMGVCAEKCATDYSITREDQDNFAVQSYTRSAKAWSEGKFAEEVVPVSIPQRKGDPIIFAEDEEYKAVNFDRLPTLPTVFKKEEGTVTAANASTLNDGASALILVSKEKMEELGLKPLAKIVSYADAAHEPENFTTAPAKALPIALKKAGLEISDIDFFEFNEAFSVVGLANNKILGLDAAKVNVNGGAVALGHPLGSSGSRIIVTLINVLKQNNAKYGAAAICNGGGGASAIVIENI from the coding sequence ATGAAAGAAGTATTCATCGTTTCCGCAGTAAGAACTCCAATAGGAAGTTTTATGGGTAGCTTGGCTACAGTTCCTGCTACAAAATTGGGCGCTGCAGCGGTAAAAGGAGCATTAGATAAAATTAATCTGGATCCTAAAAACGTTCAGGAAATCTATATGGGGAATGTTCTTCAGGCAGGCGAAGGTCAGGCTCCGGCAAGACAGGTTGCTTTAGGAGCAGGGTTGTCAAACGAAACTCCATCTACAACTATAAATAAAGTTTGTGCTTCAGGAATGAAAGCTGTTTCAATGGCTGCACAGGCAATTAAAGCTGGTGATGCAGACGTAATTGTTGCAGGAGGTATGGAAAACATGTCGATGGTTCCTCATTACTATAATGCAAGAAATGCTACAAAATTAGGTGATGTGAAAATGCAGGACGGAATGATTTTAGACGGTCTTACAGACGTTTACAACAAAGTTCACATGGGAGTTTGCGCAGAAAAATGTGCAACAGATTACAGCATTACAAGAGAAGATCAGGATAATTTTGCAGTACAATCTTACACAAGATCTGCAAAAGCTTGGAGCGAAGGGAAATTTGCTGAAGAAGTTGTTCCTGTTTCAATTCCACAAAGAAAAGGTGACCCTATCATTTTCGCTGAAGATGAAGAATATAAAGCTGTAAATTTCGACAGACTTCCTACACTTCCTACCGTTTTCAAAAAAGAAGAAGGAACAGTTACTGCAGCTAATGCATCTACTTTAAATGACGGTGCATCTGCTTTAATTCTAGTTTCTAAAGAGAAAATGGAAGAATTAGGATTAAAACCTTTGGCAAAAATTGTTTCTTATGCTGATGCAGCTCATGAGCCTGAAAACTTTACAACAGCTCCGGCAAAAGCTTTACCAATCGCTCTTAAAAAAGCAGGTTTGGAAATTTCAGATATCGATTTCTTCGAATTTAATGAGGCTTTCTCTGTAGTTGGTTTGGCAAACAATAAAATCTTAGGATTAGATGCTGCTAAAGTAAACGTAAACGGTGGAGCAGTAGCTTTAGGACATCCACTTGGAAGTTCTGGTTCAAGAATCATTGTTACATTGATTAATGTTTTAAAGCAAAATAACGCTAAATATGGCGCTGCAGCTATCTGTAATGGAGGTGGTGGTGCTTCTGCAATTGTTATTGAAAATATATAA